In one Brassica oleracea var. oleracea cultivar TO1000 chromosome C9, BOL, whole genome shotgun sequence genomic region, the following are encoded:
- the LOC106313534 gene encoding protein PHR1-LIKE 1-like isoform X1 gives MTLANDFGYSTAMSSSFSALHATVEDRYRKFHSSFWGSSGQELMNNPVPCHVDNSGGGYLFSSSSGYCNVSAVSARGRTSQTHPPVSTMPSDRLAMQSSLINNHQPQEFSDPLDEFFDFSDHVSAPNPQEDGSGVKLVSSLELREKSEWQTWADQLMSVDNGSEPNWSELLGEPSPHNPNSQVPQRSHDLQQILTPPRQEVIANQQHQAVSSEEQLSGRNSSASGATSKQRMRWTPELHEAFVEAVNQLGGSERATPKAVLKLLKNPGLTIYHVKSHLQKYRTARYKPETSEATGETQEKKITSIEDIKSLDMKTSVEITQALRLQMEVQKRLHEQLEIQRYLQLQIEKQGRQLQMMFEKQQKLQENKSSSSELSPKQCNGTSAEVEFGLEAQAVNQTEPASSSRKRTRED, from the exons ATGACTCTGGCTAATGATTTTGGATACTCAACCGCTATGTCTTCATCTTTCTCAGCCCTACATGCCACTGTAGAAGACAGATACCGCAAGTTTCACAGCTCTTTCTGGGGTTCATCAGGGCAGGAGCTGATGAACAACCCTGTGCCCTGTCATGTGGACAACTCTGGTGGTGGATATTTGTTTTCATCTTCCTCTGGATATTGCAATGTTTCAGCCGTCTCAGCTCGTGGAAGGACTTCCCAAACCCACCCACCTGTCTCCACCATGCCAAGTGACAGATTGGCTATGCAGTCTTCATTGATTAATAATCATCAGCCTCAGGAGTTTTCAGATCCACTTGACGAGTTCTTTGATTTCTCTGACCATGTTTCTGCTCCTAATCCACAAGAAGATGGTAGTGGAGTAAAGTTGGTTTCATCCTTGGAGCTTCGAGAGAAAAGCGAATGGCAAACTTGGGCAGATCAGTTGATGTCTGTTGACAATGGTTCAGAACCGAACTGGTCTGAACTTCTTGGAGAACCAAGTCCACACAATCCAAACTCACAGGTTCCTCAGCGTTCACATGATTTGCAACAGATACTGACACCACCAAGGCAAGAGGTAATAGCTAACCAGCAGCATCAGGCGGTTTCCTCGGAAGAGCAGCTCAGCGGTAGAAACTCATCAGCTAGTGGAGCAACATCTAAACAGCGCATGCGTTGGACACCAGAGCTTCATGAGGCGTTTGTTGAAGCTGTTAATCAGCTTGGTGGTAGTGAAC GAGCCACGCCTAAGGCTGTTTTGAAGCTCTTGAAGAACCCTGGCTTGACCATTTATCATGTTAAAAGCCATCTGCAG AAATACAGAACAGCTAGGTATAAACCTGAGACTTCAGAAGCTACAG GAGAAACTCAAGAGAAGAAGATCACATCCATTGAAGATATCAAATCTCTTGACATGAAGAC GAGCGTTGAGATCACACAAGCTCTAAGGTTACAGATGGAAGTTCAGAAACGTCTCCATGAGCAGCTCGAG ATCCAACGGTACCTACAGTTACAGATCGAAAAACAAGGCCGACAGCTACAGATGATGTTTGAGAAACAACAGAAGTTACAAGAGAACAAGAGCTCTTCCTCAGAGCTATCACCAAAGCAATGTAATGGCACATCTGCAGAAGTAGAGTTTGGTCTCGAGGCACAAGCAGTGAACCAAACTGAACCTGCTTCATCATCAAGGAAACGGACCAGAGAAGATTAG
- the LOC106313534 gene encoding protein PHR1-LIKE 1-like isoform X2 produces MKNSQFLRVEQALHATVEDRYRKFHSSFWGSSGQELMNNPVPCHVDNSGGGYLFSSSSGYCNVSAVSARGRTSQTHPPVSTMPSDRLAMQSSLINNHQPQEFSDPLDEFFDFSDHVSAPNPQEDGSGVKLVSSLELREKSEWQTWADQLMSVDNGSEPNWSELLGEPSPHNPNSQVPQRSHDLQQILTPPRQEVIANQQHQAVSSEEQLSGRNSSASGATSKQRMRWTPELHEAFVEAVNQLGGSERATPKAVLKLLKNPGLTIYHVKSHLQKYRTARYKPETSEATGETQEKKITSIEDIKSLDMKTSVEITQALRLQMEVQKRLHEQLEIQRYLQLQIEKQGRQLQMMFEKQQKLQENKSSSSELSPKQCNGTSAEVEFGLEAQAVNQTEPASSSRKRTRED; encoded by the exons ATGAAAAATTCTCAGTTTCTAAGGGTAGAACAAG CCCTACATGCCACTGTAGAAGACAGATACCGCAAGTTTCACAGCTCTTTCTGGGGTTCATCAGGGCAGGAGCTGATGAACAACCCTGTGCCCTGTCATGTGGACAACTCTGGTGGTGGATATTTGTTTTCATCTTCCTCTGGATATTGCAATGTTTCAGCCGTCTCAGCTCGTGGAAGGACTTCCCAAACCCACCCACCTGTCTCCACCATGCCAAGTGACAGATTGGCTATGCAGTCTTCATTGATTAATAATCATCAGCCTCAGGAGTTTTCAGATCCACTTGACGAGTTCTTTGATTTCTCTGACCATGTTTCTGCTCCTAATCCACAAGAAGATGGTAGTGGAGTAAAGTTGGTTTCATCCTTGGAGCTTCGAGAGAAAAGCGAATGGCAAACTTGGGCAGATCAGTTGATGTCTGTTGACAATGGTTCAGAACCGAACTGGTCTGAACTTCTTGGAGAACCAAGTCCACACAATCCAAACTCACAGGTTCCTCAGCGTTCACATGATTTGCAACAGATACTGACACCACCAAGGCAAGAGGTAATAGCTAACCAGCAGCATCAGGCGGTTTCCTCGGAAGAGCAGCTCAGCGGTAGAAACTCATCAGCTAGTGGAGCAACATCTAAACAGCGCATGCGTTGGACACCAGAGCTTCATGAGGCGTTTGTTGAAGCTGTTAATCAGCTTGGTGGTAGTGAAC GAGCCACGCCTAAGGCTGTTTTGAAGCTCTTGAAGAACCCTGGCTTGACCATTTATCATGTTAAAAGCCATCTGCAG AAATACAGAACAGCTAGGTATAAACCTGAGACTTCAGAAGCTACAG GAGAAACTCAAGAGAAGAAGATCACATCCATTGAAGATATCAAATCTCTTGACATGAAGAC GAGCGTTGAGATCACACAAGCTCTAAGGTTACAGATGGAAGTTCAGAAACGTCTCCATGAGCAGCTCGAG ATCCAACGGTACCTACAGTTACAGATCGAAAAACAAGGCCGACAGCTACAGATGATGTTTGAGAAACAACAGAAGTTACAAGAGAACAAGAGCTCTTCCTCAGAGCTATCACCAAAGCAATGTAATGGCACATCTGCAGAAGTAGAGTTTGGTCTCGAGGCACAAGCAGTGAACCAAACTGAACCTGCTTCATCATCAAGGAAACGGACCAGAGAAGATTAG
- the LOC106313534 gene encoding protein PHR1-LIKE 1-like isoform X3 translates to MNNPVPCHVDNSGGGYLFSSSSGYCNVSAVSARGRTSQTHPPVSTMPSDRLAMQSSLINNHQPQEFSDPLDEFFDFSDHVSAPNPQEDGSGVKLVSSLELREKSEWQTWADQLMSVDNGSEPNWSELLGEPSPHNPNSQVPQRSHDLQQILTPPRQEVIANQQHQAVSSEEQLSGRNSSASGATSKQRMRWTPELHEAFVEAVNQLGGSERATPKAVLKLLKNPGLTIYHVKSHLQKYRTARYKPETSEATGETQEKKITSIEDIKSLDMKTSVEITQALRLQMEVQKRLHEQLEIQRYLQLQIEKQGRQLQMMFEKQQKLQENKSSSSELSPKQCNGTSAEVEFGLEAQAVNQTEPASSSRKRTRED, encoded by the exons ATGAACAACCCTGTGCCCTGTCATGTGGACAACTCTGGTGGTGGATATTTGTTTTCATCTTCCTCTGGATATTGCAATGTTTCAGCCGTCTCAGCTCGTGGAAGGACTTCCCAAACCCACCCACCTGTCTCCACCATGCCAAGTGACAGATTGGCTATGCAGTCTTCATTGATTAATAATCATCAGCCTCAGGAGTTTTCAGATCCACTTGACGAGTTCTTTGATTTCTCTGACCATGTTTCTGCTCCTAATCCACAAGAAGATGGTAGTGGAGTAAAGTTGGTTTCATCCTTGGAGCTTCGAGAGAAAAGCGAATGGCAAACTTGGGCAGATCAGTTGATGTCTGTTGACAATGGTTCAGAACCGAACTGGTCTGAACTTCTTGGAGAACCAAGTCCACACAATCCAAACTCACAGGTTCCTCAGCGTTCACATGATTTGCAACAGATACTGACACCACCAAGGCAAGAGGTAATAGCTAACCAGCAGCATCAGGCGGTTTCCTCGGAAGAGCAGCTCAGCGGTAGAAACTCATCAGCTAGTGGAGCAACATCTAAACAGCGCATGCGTTGGACACCAGAGCTTCATGAGGCGTTTGTTGAAGCTGTTAATCAGCTTGGTGGTAGTGAAC GAGCCACGCCTAAGGCTGTTTTGAAGCTCTTGAAGAACCCTGGCTTGACCATTTATCATGTTAAAAGCCATCTGCAG AAATACAGAACAGCTAGGTATAAACCTGAGACTTCAGAAGCTACAG GAGAAACTCAAGAGAAGAAGATCACATCCATTGAAGATATCAAATCTCTTGACATGAAGAC GAGCGTTGAGATCACACAAGCTCTAAGGTTACAGATGGAAGTTCAGAAACGTCTCCATGAGCAGCTCGAG ATCCAACGGTACCTACAGTTACAGATCGAAAAACAAGGCCGACAGCTACAGATGATGTTTGAGAAACAACAGAAGTTACAAGAGAACAAGAGCTCTTCCTCAGAGCTATCACCAAAGCAATGTAATGGCACATCTGCAGAAGTAGAGTTTGGTCTCGAGGCACAAGCAGTGAACCAAACTGAACCTGCTTCATCATCAAGGAAACGGACCAGAGAAGATTAG